The genomic stretch CCCAGTCGCCTCCGGCACGAATAAAATCGACAACCAACAGCTTCAACGATGTTCTTCACGTCATGGCCGTGGACGAATTTGCCGCCGGACTCGATGCACAGCGTACGACGAGCAGTGATGATGGTGACAACGATATCGAAATCAATGGCGACGCCACCGACTCATTCGTGCCGACAGCCGGAACCGCATGCGCTGACGAAGACACCACCGACCTGAAAGACGATATCCAGTCGAATCTCAATGTACTGGCCTCCATTTTTCCAAGCTTTCGACAAGTGCACCAATCACATCCTGTACAAGAAACACCAACAGACAACAAGCCAAATAAGGCATCGACGGGGTGGCAATCGGGTCAAATGCTTCGGTACGATCCAACCAAACCATCTGCCCAACAGTTCCTGATGGATAAGGGAACCACCGGGAATGACGGGCAAGATcaaacggaagaagatgactCTTCCAACAGCACAACGAAGGAAGACGGCAACATCTCAGCGGACGAAAAGCAAGAGCAGCCGGAGATAATGGGAAAACCCACCGCAGAAGGTCTCGCTACGGACGTGTACGAGCAGGGCAAACTCGAGCAAGTCTTTCGGGAAGCGCGGGAAACGGACAGAACACCCATTGTAGTACAGACAGAAACCGAGCCCGGGCTTTCGCAGGAGAGGGGTTTTGCGTTTTCGTTTGCGCTCGCCAACTTACCAAAGGCAGAAGTTACGCCAGATCCAGATCCAGGCTTTTCGTTTGGGTTTTCCGTGCCAAATCCATCTATGGCGGAACGAGGCGCCGGCGAGAAGCCAACGGGAAGTCCGCATCGTTTGCTAGTCGAGGAAAGTGCGTTGCAAAGAGAGAACTCTGTAAAACGACGGCATCGTGGATTGACGTTTCCGCCCGAAGTTATTGACGAATACGTGTCTCGATTTTACCACATGGATGACGGAGCTCGCATATTGCAAGACCCCGAGGGCTATCGCAACGACGAACGTGTCAAGGAGGAATGGAACAAGGAACGGAAAGCTCTGACGCTGGACTGGAAACGCAAGCACAAGTATGCACagtcgaaaaagaagaatcgGATGCGGTAGCTTGAACAATCGTAGTTTGATTTTGGGTGTCGTTGTGAGTAGTGGTTTACAGGTTGGCGCATCTTTAATGTTTACATTAGTATAATGATGGTACATTCGCGATTACGGATTCGTATGGATGAGTAGAAAGCCCACTTGGTGGGCTACACATGCTCACTATTCAAACaatgtcatcgtcatctaCGTAAAAGGAAAACCCGCGAACCATCTCGCGAGAAATTCAGCCATGGCGATGCTGGATAAACCCGACAGAAAAAGTCTAAACCAGAAAATCCTGCCAATGTTGGTCATTTACCGAGACTAAGGCACGACAGGAAGCTTTCGTCTCACCTTGGCTGTCGTTGACCCACTCCACGGGTATCTTTGCAAGTAATTGCTCGGGGCCGAATTCTATCTGGTCGAATTGGTGGCGGACAAAGATGGGAGGCGAGTCCGCGTTGTCCTTGTCGTGCACCAGCTCCAAGGCCAAtcctcggacgacgccgtgTTCGCAATTGTGTGTCCAAACAAGCTGGATGGTTTCTACCTGTGCGTAGGCAAAGCCGGCCCGTCCTTCTCCCACCGACACCCCATCTACGAGCCAGGTGCCGGTCTGGTAGACTACCACGTCGTTCTCATCCAACACAGCGGTCAAGTGCCGCTCCCCTCGCCCGTACATGGATTCGTCGGACTGATACTCAATCGCAGTGCTCTGCTGGAATATGTGTGTTGACGACGAACACTTTGTTTGTGTGCTCAGAGTTCCGCCGGGACGAGGCGTAGGAGTTATTAAAGGGAACGAACATGCCGAGCGAAAAAGCAAACGGCAGTCCAGGCACCAAATCCACAACCAAAGTGAGGACGTGCCGAACAAATACCGCGGAATCATGgacattgactgtaagctaTTCTTCCTAC from Phaeodactylum tricornutum CCAP 1055/1 chromosome 12, whole genome shotgun sequence encodes the following:
- a CDS encoding predicted protein, producing the protein MAKPNEERIYIGGLDPARLTVRETIERLQSSLLTVNDPNDVGAAFGIRDLHEGPSYVQFTAVPIHNNPSDGIPAQRTPLEAVAKLLHNVKWKGCKLKVQAARPHFLHRLTEEIRVRQIQQENQASLTADATIPPSASSTPVSPRPESTLPRHLKIRRGYGEESWKVDTKPVDVTNWRDFYKQTARLARKRNHVDPTVDAKKAVSASRKAHWNRAVRLRFDQSVAVPTRPPTVEVGRTHLQADKDVESDQESSSSESSRTSDQPHGSYVWSDDESSLDDENLDVRAHSEKESRTEQHAQSASKPLSANTYVWSSDDSSENSQSPPARIKSTTNSFNDVLHVMAVDEFAAGLDAQRTTSSDDGDNDIEINGDATDSFVPTAGTACADEDTTDLKDDIQSNLNVLASIFPSFRQVHQSHPVQETPTDNKPNKASTGWQSGQMLRYDPTKPSAQQFLMDKGTTGNDGQDQTEEDDSSNSTTKEDGNISADEKQEQPEIMGKPTAEGLATDVYEQGKLEQVFREARETDRTPIVVQTETEPGLSQERGFAFSFALANLPKAEVTPDPDPGFSFGFSVPNPSMAERGAGEKPTGSPHRLLVEESALQRENSVKRRHRGLTFPPEVIDEYVSRFYHMDDGARILQDPEGYRNDERVKEEWNKERKALTLDWKRKHKYAQSKKKNRMR
- a CDS encoding predicted protein; this translates as MYGRGERHLTAVLDENDVVVYQTGTWLVDGVSVGEGRAGFAYAQVETIQLVWTHNCEHGVVRGLALELVHDKDNADSPPIFVRHQFDQIEFGPEQLLAKIPVEWVNDSQGETKASCRALVSVNDQHWQDFLV